From the Candidatus Poribacteria bacterium genome, the window GGTTTGTAACCGTACCTTACGCATTCCAGTGGTAGGTGCGGTTTGTAACCGTACCTTATGTATTCCAGTGGTAGGTGCGGTTTGTAACCGCACCTTATGTATTCCAGTGGTAGGTGCGGTTTGTAACCGCACCGGCTGCGTCGGAATGAGTGAATTTCTTTGATTCTGCGTAAGTCCTGAATAGATAAACATAAGTTCAATACGGGAGCGTTTATTTTTTTAAATTTCCATCTGGAAGCCCGAACTTGTTCGGGACAGAACGAGGCGTTTATTTTTTTATAATTTGCATCTGGGAAGCCCGAACTTGTTCGGGACAGATCGCACGGACCCGAATAAATTCGGGCATCCGAGTACGAATGAACTATAGGGACCCCCGTCTGAGTCGCGGATTATATACAGAAAAAATATGGTTGCAATCATAGATTACGATGCCGGTAACCTAACGAGTGTTGCGCGCGCATTGGCACATCTCGGTTACGAAAATCGGATTACCTTTGATGCTGAAACGATAGCCGCCGCTGAACGCGTTATTTTCCCTGGTGTCGGCGCGGCAAAAGCCACGATGGAGACGCTGCAAAAGCGCGGACTCGATGAGGTCTTGGTTGATTTTTATCGGACTGGCAAGCCGATGCTCGGTATCTGTATCGGTATCCAGATTCTTTTTGAGCACAGCGAAGAAGAGGACGCCGAGTGCCTCGATCTCCTACCGGGATATGTAAAAAAGTATCCGACGACCCGGACAGGTTCGGGGACCGAAATGTTAAAGGTACCACAGATCGGATGGAACGAAGTCTACCAAACGGCATCACACCCAATCTTCAAAGACGTTCCGAATCCTGCGCACTTCTATTTTGTTAATTCCTATTACCCTGTTCCGGCAAAACAGGGCATTGTTATCGGAAAAACGAAGTATGGGCTTGAGTTCTGTAGCGCGATTGCGCATGATAATCTCATTGCAACACAGTTCCACCTCGAAAAGAGCGGACGCGTCGGGTTAAAGATGCTCAATAATTTCTTAGCTTTGTAATCGTGTCTGAACCGTTAAAAAACCTTTCATAATCTAAAACAGGGCTTTAACCAATTTTAGATCGGTGTTGACAACGGAAACACCGCTCAGACATAATCGTTAAAAGGATGCTAACGTTTTTTCTCGCGCTTCTTGTCCTCCTCGTCAATGTTGGTACGCATCTGTTTCAGATGCAGGAATATTATATCGCAGTGAGCCACTGCTACTATGGCGTGATGATTCTCGCTGTGATATATGCTCGACCTCGTGAACAAAACGTCTTGTTCGGCATTACGACGGTAGCCAATTGGGCTTATGTTTTTCGCTATCCGACGCACACTGAAAGCACGATTGTCGCGCTCCTTTATCCGTTTCTTGTCTTCGGTATTATCCGTGTCATTCGTCAATTCCAGACCCAACGCCGTAGCGGTGCCGCCGAAATAGAGGAGATTAACAGTGTCAATGCGAATTTAGAGAAACAGGTCCGGGACATTTCTACGCTGTTTGAGGTGAGCCAAGCGGCGAACGCGAACCTTGAGTTAAAAGGTCTCTTTCAACGCATCATTGAGATCCTCTCTAAACGGCTTGGTATATACCGCGGGGCTTTGCATCTCTATGAGAATGGGAAGGTCGTTACTTCGGTGGAAACCGTCTTAGGACTTACACCCGCTGAGATGAAACGCGGCACTGACAATCAGATAGAAGACATTCAGCGACAGGTGCTTGAATCCGGTAAAGCGATCGGTGTTCCGCAAACTCGGAATCCGCGGAGCTACGTTAAACTCTTTGAACCGGAGAGTGTTGAGTCGAAAGATATAATCGCCTTCTGGTGTATCCCGATTATTATAGAAGAGCAGGTCATCGGTACATTAACGATTGACAAGGCATCGGATGAATTTTCAGCAGAGGACGACCGACGACTATTGACGATTATTGCGTCAACCATCGCGCAACGGGTCAAGATTCAACAAACAATTGACGCACTCGTCGAGTCAGAACGGATGGCAACGCTTGGCAGATTGGTCCGAACCATCGCACACGAGGTGCGAAATCCTTTGGGGAGTATCCGACTTGGCACCCAATTGCTTCAACATGCGGATACGGTGGAATCGGATTCTCAAGTCGAGACGTATTCCGATCAGATACAGCTCTCTCAAAATGAGATTAAGGAATACACCGGAATCATTATCAAAGAGGTGGACAGACTCAACCGATTTATTGAGCAGTTGCTCGCCTTCAGTAAACCGGCGATGCAAGCCGCAAAACAGAAGGACATTCATCACCTACTTGAGAATAGTCTCGCTATCTGTCGTCCCGAATTAGAACATCGGGCAATCACAATCGCCACCCAATATGACAGCAATTGCCCGCTGGTCAAGATAAATGAAGATGGGATTACACAGGTGCTCCTCAACCTGTTTTACAATGCTATTGAGGCAATGGATACAGAAGGGACATTAACGGTTCAGACAGAATACCTACAGGAAACTGGGGTCGTCCGGGTACGAATTCAGGATGATGGTCCCGGAATTTCGTCCGAAGATGTGCCAATGCTTTTTGATCCATTTTATACGACCAAACAAAAAGGGACGGGGCTCGGACTTTATATTAGCCAAAAAATTCTCGCCGAACACCAAGCGAGTATTGAAGTTGATCCGAACCTTGATGTCGGCACAGCCTTCATTATGTCGCTGCCAGTGAATAGCAGTTAGCGGTCCGCGATTCGCAAAGAGGAGGTTCCGTAACGCTTGCATCTTTGCGAATTGCTAACGACTAATAGCGAATAGCGAATGGTTAAAAGTATGTCAAATGTAGTGCTTATTGCTGACGATGATGATAGTCTTCGACACATCCTCGCGGCCACCCTTGAAAAAGCAGGATACAAGACCCTCAGAGCGCGAAATGGGAATGAAACTTTGGCGCATGTCAAGCGCGCCGATATTGATGTTATTCTGCTCGATATTTGGTTAGGCGATGTCAATGGACTTGAATTAATCGAGGAAATCCAAAAATATAATAGCACCGCCGCAATCGTTGTAATTACCGCACACGGGACGACGCAGACGGCCATTGATGCAGCGAAGCAACGGGCGTATGGGTATCTGACAAAACCGATTGATCAGAGGCAGCTCCTGGATCTTGTGTCGCGCGCTGCCGCCGCTACGAACCAAACGAAGGATGTCAAAACATCGGTGTTGCCTGATGTCAATAGACAAGGCAGAATGGTCGGGCAGAGTCCAGCGATGCAGGAGGTATATCTTAAGATTGGGCGCGCTGCGGTTAGCGACGAAACGGTTCTTGTTTTAGGTGAAAGCGGGACAGGTAAGGAGTTGGTTGCCCAATTGATACACCAAAACAGCCATCGGGCACACAATCCTTTCGTCATCGTCGATTGTGGTGCTATGCCGTCGAGTCTCATAGAGAGCACACTCTTTGGACACGTCAAAGGGGCGTACACCGATGCGCACACCGCAAGGACAGGGAAATTTCAGCAGGCAGATGGCGGGACTATCTTTCTCGATGAAATCGGAGAATTGCCGGTTGAGGTCCAAATGAAACTGCTCCGTGTGCTACAGGAGCGCGAAGTAGAGCCGATGGGTGGGATGGAAACGCACCCTATTGATGTTCGTATTATCGCCGCCACCAACCGCAGCCTTGAAGCCGCAATTGCGCAGAAGGCGTTCAGGGAGGATCTTTACTATCGTCTCAACGTCATCCCGATCTCTCTACCACCGCTCCGTGAACGGAAAGAGGACATCTCAGAACTCATAGATCTGTTTACCCACCGGTTCGTCGAGGAATACCAGCTCCCGGAAATCCGCATCTCTACAGAGGTCGTCAAACTCCTCACGGCTTATGAATGGCCCGGCAACGTTCGCGAATTGGAAAATGCTATCAAACGTGCATTGGTGATGTGTGCTGGACAGATGCTGCTGCCTGAGCATTTCGACCCGATTCTGAATGAACCGAGTTCGCTGAGTCCTGCGCAACAAGGAAACCTTGATGCACAGATTTATGGGTTGCTTCATGCGTATGTGGAACAACACATGGAATCCGAAACGCCGCCGGGTGAACTTTACGCTGAGATCCGCGCTATCTTTGAGAAGCCCCTCTTTAAAATTGTGCTGGAACACACCAACGGAAATCGAAGTAAGGCGGCAGACATCCTCGGTATTAACCGAAACACACTCCATACGAAACTTGTTGAGTATAAATTGGTTTAAAGGTTATAAGTTAACGTGAGTTCGATAATAGGTTCTACTTGTAGCGCAAACTGTTAGTTTGCGCAGGACACGCTACAAACTAAAAAGTTTATGGCACAATTTATGTTGTAACTGGGTGCAGATTGTCCGTTTAGCACTGACGAAGTGTTTAATCGAATTGATGTTAACTTATAACCAACAACCCTAAATAAATTGAAGGACAACAAGGAAAAATAAAACTAATGGATTTAGGAAAAGTTATTGGCACTGTCGTCGCGACCCGAAAAGATCCGAGCTTGGAAGGCACACGTCTCTTGCTTGTACAACCTTTAGACGAGAAATATAAGCCCATTTCTGAACCGCTCGTGGCAGTTGACACCTTACACGACGCAGGTGTGGATGAAATTGTCTACATCGTTACTGGCGGTGATGCCATGGGCATTGTACCGGGAAAACGGAT encodes:
- a CDS encoding sigma-54 dependent transcriptional regulator; this translates as MSNVVLIADDDDSLRHILAATLEKAGYKTLRARNGNETLAHVKRADIDVILLDIWLGDVNGLELIEEIQKYNSTAAIVVITAHGTTQTAIDAAKQRAYGYLTKPIDQRQLLDLVSRAAAATNQTKDVKTSVLPDVNRQGRMVGQSPAMQEVYLKIGRAAVSDETVLVLGESGTGKELVAQLIHQNSHRAHNPFVIVDCGAMPSSLIESTLFGHVKGAYTDAHTARTGKFQQADGGTIFLDEIGELPVEVQMKLLRVLQEREVEPMGGMETHPIDVRIIAATNRSLEAAIAQKAFREDLYYRLNVIPISLPPLRERKEDISELIDLFTHRFVEEYQLPEIRISTEVVKLLTAYEWPGNVRELENAIKRALVMCAGQMLLPEHFDPILNEPSSLSPAQQGNLDAQIYGLLHAYVEQHMESETPPGELYAEIRAIFEKPLFKIVLEHTNGNRSKAADILGINRNTLHTKLVEYKLV
- a CDS encoding ATP-binding protein, which translates into the protein MLTFFLALLVLLVNVGTHLFQMQEYYIAVSHCYYGVMILAVIYARPREQNVLFGITTVANWAYVFRYPTHTESTIVALLYPFLVFGIIRVIRQFQTQRRSGAAEIEEINSVNANLEKQVRDISTLFEVSQAANANLELKGLFQRIIEILSKRLGIYRGALHLYENGKVVTSVETVLGLTPAEMKRGTDNQIEDIQRQVLESGKAIGVPQTRNPRSYVKLFEPESVESKDIIAFWCIPIIIEEQVIGTLTIDKASDEFSAEDDRRLLTIIASTIAQRVKIQQTIDALVESERMATLGRLVRTIAHEVRNPLGSIRLGTQLLQHADTVESDSQVETYSDQIQLSQNEIKEYTGIIIKEVDRLNRFIEQLLAFSKPAMQAAKQKDIHHLLENSLAICRPELEHRAITIATQYDSNCPLVKINEDGITQVLLNLFYNAIEAMDTEGTLTVQTEYLQETGVVRVRIQDDGPGISSEDVPMLFDPFYTTKQKGTGLGLYISQKILAEHQASIEVDPNLDVGTAFIMSLPVNSS
- a CDS encoding EutN/CcmL family microcompartment protein, yielding MDLGKVIGTVVATRKDPSLEGTRLLLVQPLDEKYKPISEPLVAVDTLHDAGVDEIVYIVTGGDAMGIVPGKRMPVDVAIVGIVDSLSLLDEADTGSEVGN
- the hisH gene encoding imidazole glycerol phosphate synthase subunit HisH gives rise to the protein MVAIIDYDAGNLTSVARALAHLGYENRITFDAETIAAAERVIFPGVGAAKATMETLQKRGLDEVLVDFYRTGKPMLGICIGIQILFEHSEEEDAECLDLLPGYVKKYPTTRTGSGTEMLKVPQIGWNEVYQTASHPIFKDVPNPAHFYFVNSYYPVPAKQGIVIGKTKYGLEFCSAIAHDNLIATQFHLEKSGRVGLKMLNNFLAL